One segment of Actinomycetota bacterium DNA contains the following:
- a CDS encoding amino acid-binding protein, which yields MEYKDFVLIPDDEPGVLARIGEAAGRGGVNLEGVSAFTGQGKGIVHILVTDAEEAQRVLADAGFDVRAARDVLVLDIEDRPGALGDKSRVLADAGVNIEQAYLATNNRVVFAVDDIRRARELFS from the coding sequence ATGGAGTACAAGGACTTCGTCCTCATCCCCGATGACGAACCGGGGGTGCTGGCGCGGATCGGTGAGGCCGCGGGCCGTGGCGGGGTGAACCTGGAGGGTGTGAGCGCCTTCACCGGGCAGGGCAAGGGCATCGTCCACATCCTTGTCACCGACGCCGAGGAGGCCCAGCGGGTCCTGGCCGACGCCGGCTTCGACGTGCGTGCCGCCCGCGACGTCCTGGTCCTCGACATCGAGGACCGTCCGGGTGCGCTGGGCGACAAGAGCCGGGTTCTGGCCGACGCGGGCGTGAACATCGAGCAGGCCTACCTGGCCACGAACAACCGGGTGGTGTTCGCGGTCGACGACATCCGCAGGGCCCGCGAGCTGTTCTCGTGA
- a CDS encoding aldehyde dehydrogenase family protein, translated as MSTSNDLHGTLTIPEGIQAIPASSRDELDAAVEAVGARKGDWVAVDVNERIRILQQLIHDTLEEAERWADAGTAAKGIDPESNFAGEEWLYGPALVVRNLRLLKRALQDIAEHGRPQLPGEPDTRHDGQVVAPVFPTDVIDRLLFLGFTAEVWMQPDVTLEGLPDSQAVIYQPGHHHDGKVALVLGAGNVGVIPPTDVLYKLFAEDQVVVLKMNPVNDYLGPILEDAFDALIDRGFLRIVYGGVDAGRYLTQHPGVDTLHITGSDKTHDAIVFGAGAEGRRNKQQRTPKLDKPITSELGSITPVIVVPGPWSDGDLAFHGENIASMLMGNAGFNCVTARLIITHRRWGKRGALLDAIRDVLERTTLRYPYYPGARERFERFVEAHPEAETYGEDGSEGVPWTFIPGVAPTDEDDIVFTMEPFAGIFAETALDAPPSIPDFLARATELCNDRLWGTLAASIIVHPRSLNDPAVADAVDRAVADLRYGTVVINHFTGVPFGMFSTPWGAYPGHELHDIQSGRGVVHNTYLFDQPQKSVVRGPFRVWPRPVWFANHRNAEATVRELTHVFADPSLHRLPKLMWEAAQG; from the coding sequence ATGTCGACCAGCAATGACCTGCACGGCACGTTGACCATCCCGGAGGGCATCCAGGCGATCCCCGCGTCATCCCGCGACGAGCTCGACGCGGCCGTCGAGGCGGTGGGAGCCCGCAAGGGCGACTGGGTCGCCGTCGATGTGAACGAGCGAATCCGGATCCTCCAGCAGCTGATCCACGACACCCTCGAAGAGGCGGAGCGCTGGGCGGACGCGGGGACCGCCGCCAAGGGCATCGACCCGGAGTCGAACTTCGCCGGTGAGGAGTGGCTGTACGGCCCGGCACTGGTCGTGCGCAACCTCCGGCTGCTGAAGCGGGCGCTGCAGGACATCGCCGAGCACGGCCGGCCGCAGCTGCCCGGCGAGCCCGACACCCGTCACGACGGCCAGGTGGTCGCCCCCGTTTTCCCCACCGACGTGATCGACCGGCTGCTGTTCCTGGGTTTCACCGCCGAGGTGTGGATGCAGCCCGACGTGACGCTCGAGGGCCTGCCCGACAGCCAGGCGGTGATCTACCAGCCGGGCCACCACCACGACGGCAAGGTGGCGCTGGTCCTCGGGGCGGGAAACGTCGGCGTGATCCCCCCCACGGACGTGCTGTACAAGCTCTTCGCCGAGGACCAGGTCGTGGTGTTGAAGATGAACCCCGTCAACGACTACCTGGGGCCGATCCTCGAGGACGCCTTCGATGCGCTGATCGACCGCGGCTTCTTGAGGATCGTGTACGGGGGTGTGGACGCGGGCCGCTACCTCACGCAGCACCCGGGCGTCGACACCCTCCACATCACCGGCTCGGACAAGACCCACGACGCGATCGTCTTCGGCGCCGGCGCGGAGGGCCGTCGCAACAAGCAGCAGCGCACCCCGAAACTCGACAAGCCGATCACGAGCGAACTGGGGAGCATCACCCCGGTCATCGTGGTTCCCGGTCCGTGGTCAGACGGTGACCTGGCGTTCCACGGCGAGAACATCGCGTCGATGCTGATGGGCAACGCCGGGTTCAACTGCGTCACCGCCCGGCTGATCATCACACACCGCCGCTGGGGCAAGCGAGGGGCCCTCCTCGACGCGATCCGCGACGTCCTGGAGCGCACCACGCTGCGATACCCCTACTACCCCGGCGCCCGCGAACGGTTCGAGCGGTTCGTCGAGGCCCACCCGGAGGCCGAGACGTACGGGGAGGACGGGTCGGAGGGGGTGCCGTGGACGTTCATCCCGGGGGTCGCACCGACCGACGAGGACGACATCGTCTTCACGATGGAGCCGTTCGCCGGGATCTTCGCCGAGACGGCCCTCGACGCGCCGCCGTCCATCCCCGACTTCCTCGCACGGGCGACTGAGCTGTGCAACGACCGGCTGTGGGGCACGCTCGCCGCCTCGATCATCGTCCACCCGCGGTCGCTGAACGACCCGGCCGTCGCTGACGCGGTCGACCGGGCCGTGGCCGACCTGCGCTACGGGACGGTCGTGATCAACCACTTCACGGGCGTTCCGTTCGGGATGTTCTCGACCCCGTGGGGCGCCTACCCCGGCCACGAGCTCCATGACATCCAGTCCGGACGGGGCGTGGTGCACAACACCTACCTGTTCGACCAGCCGCAGAAGTCGGTCGTGCGTGGACCCTTCCGGGTGTGGCCCAGACCAGTGTGGTTCGCCAACCACCGCAACGCCGAAGCGACGGTGCGCGAGCTGACCCACGTGTTCGCCGACCCGTCGCTGCACAGGCTGCCGAAGCTGATGTGGGAGGCGGCCCAGGGGTGA
- a CDS encoding cell wall-binding repeat-containing protein, whose amino-acid sequence MTVPPELVGERDPYTLEQVAQTATLNAAPETATNRTDTAHTITATYANRAAQPQPIDTRTTGERVVFKIVQGPNRLTATNAAVGFDPPLTDVPAGVFGACDTGANGTCQQSYTGANIGRDVIVVFVDKDGDLVLDADEPADVVDKTWVGADDVGESSRLGGQDRIDTAVKISQALYNNGAAQAVVLARADKYPDALTGAPLAHAKKAPLLLTFPPELHGQAATEIRRVLGNDTNKTIYMLGGDEAITPAAQAQVAALGYQTVRIFGAERVATAAAIATQIEKTTGPLEKLLITSAFRWPDAVVAGAAAAHLDNTAVLLSGYTSTDKHEVTEAFINAHLNTGRYAIGGPAVNGYALQPEVYRSIFGVGRVGTSAAVAEFFYEAPVNAGLARAGGTGTDQDPMFADALTGGVHIGGRQAGPMLLTGTGELSAEAARNLCWTAHTLERAWVYGGERAIAKTVQTRAEQAIRGGGAEQACSFDPEPAHGAFPTPPPRAS is encoded by the coding sequence GTGACCGTCCCCCCCGAACTCGTGGGCGAGCGGGATCCGTACACCCTGGAACAGGTGGCGCAGACCGCAACACTCAACGCGGCGCCGGAGACCGCGACCAACCGGACCGACACCGCACACACGATCACCGCGACCTACGCGAACAGGGCAGCGCAACCGCAGCCGATCGACACCCGGACGACCGGTGAGCGTGTCGTCTTCAAGATCGTGCAGGGCCCCAACCGCCTAACGGCCACCAACGCCGCCGTGGGGTTCGACCCACCGTTGACGGACGTACCCGCCGGGGTCTTCGGGGCGTGCGACACCGGCGCGAACGGGACCTGCCAGCAGTCCTACACCGGCGCCAATATCGGACGGGACGTGATCGTCGTGTTCGTCGACAAGGACGGTGACCTCGTCCTCGACGCCGACGAGCCCGCCGACGTGGTCGACAAGACCTGGGTCGGGGCCGACGACGTCGGCGAGTCCAGCCGCTTAGGGGGTCAGGACCGCATCGACACGGCGGTCAAGATCTCGCAGGCCCTGTACAACAACGGGGCCGCCCAAGCGGTGGTCCTGGCCCGGGCGGACAAGTACCCCGACGCCCTGACGGGAGCACCGCTCGCCCACGCCAAGAAGGCACCGCTGCTCCTGACCTTCCCGCCGGAGCTGCACGGCCAGGCTGCCACGGAGATCAGGCGGGTGCTCGGCAACGACACCAACAAGACGATCTACATGCTCGGCGGTGACGAGGCGATCACCCCGGCCGCCCAGGCCCAGGTCGCCGCGCTCGGGTACCAGACGGTGCGGATCTTCGGCGCGGAACGCGTCGCGACGGCCGCAGCGATCGCCACCCAGATCGAGAAGACCACCGGGCCTCTGGAGAAGCTGCTGATCACGTCGGCCTTCCGTTGGCCGGACGCGGTCGTGGCGGGCGCCGCGGCAGCGCACCTGGACAACACCGCGGTGCTGCTCAGTGGCTACACCAGCACCGACAAGCACGAGGTGACCGAAGCGTTCATCAACGCCCACCTGAACACGGGCCGGTACGCGATCGGTGGTCCGGCCGTGAACGGCTACGCGCTGCAGCCGGAGGTGTACCGCTCGATCTTCGGTGTCGGCCGGGTCGGGACGTCGGCCGCGGTGGCGGAGTTCTTCTACGAGGCTCCGGTCAACGCCGGCCTGGCCCGTGCAGGCGGGACCGGGACCGATCAGGACCCGATGTTCGCTGACGCGCTGACCGGGGGCGTGCACATCGGCGGCCGCCAGGCTGGCCCGATGCTGCTCACCGGGACGGGGGAGCTGTCCGCCGAGGCGGCCCGCAACCTGTGCTGGACCGCGCACACCCTCGAACGCGCGTGGGTGTACGGCGGCGAGCGGGCGATCGCCAAGACCGTGCAGACACGCGCCGAGCAGGCGATCCGGGGCGGTGGCGCCGAGCAGGCGTGCTCGTTCGACCCCGAGCCGGCTCACGGGGCGTTCCCCACCCCGCCACCACGAGCTAGCTGA